The Acidobacteriota bacterium genome contains the following window.
TTCAGATTAGCATGATTAGCTATCTCGTTTGAGCTCACAGCTATTAGCTAATTTCGAGATAATCGTGTTACAAGATAATGCCAATCCAAAAGGGTCATATGCTCCGATATATTATTTTCCTGATCCTCCTTTCGGGTCCAGTTTTTGGACAGATCACTCAACGAAATCTGCTCGCAACACGTTACAAGCTCGAAGACGTAAAAGCCAGCCTTATCTCAAAGGCGGCGTGGAAGCCGTACCCGAAAACTCCGGCCGAATGGAAGGCCCGCGTGCCGCAGACCCTGCTAGACGAGATCGTGAAGAAAGGTGAGCAGGCACTCGCCAAAGAGATACCGCAGATCCCGGCAACCCTGATCCTCGAATATGTGAGAAATGGCGATCGCGGCCGGTTTGAGGCCAAGTCGTTTGGCCGCCGTAATCAGTTGATGGATCTCGTCTTAGCAGAATCGATCGAGAACAAAGGCCGATTTACCGATGCAATTGCGAATTACGTCTGGGCCATATGTGAAGAAACGTATTGGGGCGTTCCGGCTCATCTCGCCGTACAAAAGGCAAGAAGTGGTTTGCCGGACGCTGACGATCCAACGGTCGATCTATTTGGCGCGGAAACTGCGGCGACGCTCGCGTTAACCGATTATTTCGTTGGCGAAAAGCTCGACAAAGTTTCGCCTTTGCTGCGAAAACGCATTTACTCAGATGCGTACAGCAAGATCTTTGAACCGATCAAACAGGCAAAACGCTACAACTGGCTAGACGCCACAACGAAGGTCAATAACTGGAACCCGTGGATCATGTCCAACCTGATGACCGCCAATCTCCTGCTCGAACCGGACGAGGCAAAGCGGGCGGAAAACCTTTATCAGTACATGAAATGGCTCGATATCTACATCAACGGCCTCGGCGAAGATGGCGGTTGTGACGAAGGGCCGAGCTACTGGTTCGCGGCGGGAGGCAGTGTATTTGATTCGCTTGAGGTGCTAAAAAGTGCGACCAACGGCCGCGTCTCGATCTACGATAACCCGTTGATCAAAAAGATGGCGTCCTACATCTACAAGATGCACATCGCGGATAATTATTTCGTTGATTTTGCTGATGCAGATCCGAAATTCAGCGGTGATGGTCTGCTGCTTTATCGATTTGGAAAAGCGATCAAGGGCGAAAAGCTGAGTGAATTTGGCCAATATCTCTATTCTAGAAACAAGCTAACGATCGGCGAGGGCTTTCAAAAACCACGACGGATCGATAATTATCTGACGGTGAAAGACCTGCCAAGCGCGACAATCTCTTACACACCGGTTACAGACGCATGGTTCTCGGACATCGAGGCAATGACGGCCAGAACCAGATCCGGTCTCTTCCTAGCCTCACACGCCGGGCACAATGACGAAAGTCACAACCACAATGATGTTGGCGACTTTATCGTTTATTTAGGGAACGAGCCAGTGATTATCGACACCGGACGCGGCAACTACACCTCAAAAACGTTCTCATCAAAACGCTACGAGCTGTGGTTCACGCAATCCGAATATCACAACCTGCCGATCATAAACGGCTTCGGCCAGAAAGCTGGCAAGGTTTTCACAGCCTCAAACGTTAAGCACTCATCGGATGACAACGTTACATCCCTCTCGATGGATATTTCGAAAGCCTATCCCAAAGAAGCTGGGATAAATTTCTGGAACCGAACCGTAAAACTCGATCGTGAGGCCGACACTGTAGTTATCGTTGATGATTATTCGATAGCAAAACCTGTTTCGTTGCAGCAAGTTTTTATGACGGTATGCGATGGTGATATCTCGGAGCCAGGCAAGATCAGACTTACCATGCCTAGCGGAAAAGTCGTCGTCCTGAGTTATGATGCGAATGCCTGGGCTGTATCTGCGTTAGAAAAACCGTCTATGGAAGGCCCCGAATACAGCAGCTTTAAGTCAAAATGGAATGATCGGACAATCACCAGGATCGTGCTCACAGCAAAAAACTTGAAGCCAGCGACGAACATCAAATACTCCGTCTCAGTTTCTAAATAAACCGCAAAGTACGTTGAGAAATTGATAAGTTCTTGAGGATTAAGTGGTACTGGGGACGGGAATCGAACCCGTACGTCCCTAAGGACACAGGATTTTAAGTCCTGGGCGTCTACCAATTCCGCCACCCCAGCAACCGTGTTAAGAGATTACCACGAGTAGGAAGTCATTGTCAGTTGTCTTGGGTCACTTGTCAGTGAAGTCGGAAGTCCAAAGTCCTGAAACCAGTGATCAAATTCATGCTAATTCGTGTATATTCTAGTTGATGGATCAACTTGCTTGGATACCGTGGCTTGTTTTGGGTGTCGTGCTGATCGTGGCGGAGATATTTACGCTTGGGTTTGTGCTGCTTTGGTTCGGTATCGGAGCGATAGCTGCAGCTCTGGTCGGCGTGCTTGGTGGCGGGTTGTTCTTGCAGTTTCTTGTATTTGCGATAACTTCGATCAGCCTGACGGCAATGTCTAGGACGATCTTCTCGGCCTACTTTTCGCACGATGACAAGAATGCTATGAAGTCCGGCGTTGATGGCCTGCCCGGAAAGGTTGGAACGGTGTCGGAGGCGAGCAAAGGGGCGCTGAACGAAGCAGCCGTAAAAGTTTATGGTTCGACGTGGACCGCCTATCCGATCGAGGGCGAAACAGATTTGATCCAGGGCGAAAAGGTCGAAGTGGTTGAAGTTAGAGGCTCGTCGATCTACGTTCGACGGGTGACGAATGAACTTCCCGAGTGGCGCAACGAGAATTAATCCTCGAGCCTGCGGTTCATGATCTCGGTCGTATCTTCATCACCGAGGTCCTGATCTGCAGTATCGTGGATGCCGCCGAGATCTATGAGTTCGAGCTTGACGCCTTCTTCAACCGGTTCAGAGAGACCCTCGCCAGTGAATTTAGCGATGACGACCGTGATGTTGTCTTCACCACCATTCTGATTGGCGAGTTTAACGAGTTCCGCACAAGCATTCTGCAGTCCATCTTGATTATCGAGAACGATCCGCTGCATGTCTGTCGCGCCTACCTTATTTGAGAGGCCGTCGCTGCAGAGAATAAAAACATCATTCCTACAAGGCGTAACCCGCGCAGAGACAGGGTATATCTCGTTCTGGGCACCAAGGGCTTGGAGGATCACGTTTTTAAGTGTGTGTGTTTCAGCTTCTTCAGGCGAAATTTGGTGAGCGTCGATCAGCTGTTGGACAAGCGATTGGTCTTTAGTAACCTGATAGATCTTGCCGCTGCGGACAAGATAGGCGCGGCTGTCACCAACTTGAATAATGTCTGCTGACGAAGGCGTAACACCTATCCCGGTAAAAGTCGCTCCCATGCCCTGAAACTGTGGGTCGGTCCGGCCTTGCTGGTGAATGAGATAGTTGGCGAAAACGGTGGCGTTGTAGAGTTTGCTGATGAGGTAGTGGTCCTGTTCCTCCGGCGTTAACGTTTGATCCGAATCCTCGTCGAGCATCTTTTCGCTCACCGTTTCGACCGCCATTGTGCTCGCGACCTCGCCGGCTAAAGCTCCGCCCATACCATCAGATACCGCCATAACAACGCCGTTAGCGGTCACGTCGAACTTCTGGCTTTCGATGACAAATTCGCCGTCCTCCTGCGAGCTCGTCCACGCCTTGGCGTCCGAGATGTTTAGCAGAAGGTAGTTGTCCTCGTTTCCTTTTCGGACGCGTCCGATGTGCGAGGCGGCGTGTGTCTCAACAGTAAACATAGATATCAGTTTCGAGTTCCGGTTCCAAGTTAAATCAAATTAGCACGAATTCCACAAACTCGGAACCTGAAACTTGGAACTTTGAACCTAAGTAAGTGCCTGATCAAGATCTTCCAGAATGTCTTCGACATCCTCGATCCCGACCGAGATTCGTACCAGGCCGTCAGTAATTCCTAGTTTAGCACGCGTTGCCTCAGGAATGGACGCGTGTGTCATCGAGGCCGGATGCGAGATCAGGCTTTCGACGCCGCCGAGGCTTTCACCCAGCGTGCAGAGCTTAACGCCCTCTAAAACTTTTCGTGCATTATCGAGCGAACCTGTTTCGAACGAAACCATTCCGCCGAAGCCCGTCTGCTGGCGTTTTGCCAGTTCGTGCTGCGGATGTGAGGCGAGCCCGGGATAGTAAACTTTTTCAACCTTCGGATGCTCGGCAAGGAAGTTTGCGACCATACGGCCGTTCTTATCGTGTGCTTCCATGCGGAGGGCAAGCGTTTTTGTTCCGCGCAGAACCAGAAACGAATCCATTGGTGACAAGATCGCTCCGATCGCGTTCTGCACAAATCCGATCCATTCTGCGTCTTTCTCATCGTTGAGAGCGACAAAGCCGCCCACGCTGTCCGAGTGGCCGTTCAGATATTTAGTAGTGGAATGAACCACAATATCGACACCAAGATCGATCGGCCGCTGAAAATATGGCGACATGAAAGTGTTGTCACAGACGACCTTCGCACCATTTGCATGGGCAAGGCCGGAAACACCCTTCAGGTCTGTGATGGTCATGATCGGGTTTGTCGGCGTTTCGACAAAGACCATTTTCGTGTTCGGCTTGAATGCTTTTTCGAGATTCGAGAGATCCGAAGTGTCGGCGAGGTCAAATTCGATGCCGTAATCTTTCAGAATGCGGTTAAAAAGCCGGAACGTTCCGCCGTAGGTGTTGTCGCCGAGGATGACGTGATCGCCTGCTTTTACGAGCTTTAGCGTCGTGTCGATCGCGGACATTCCTGACGCAAAGGCGAAGCCGAATTTGGCGTTCTCGAGAGCTGAAATGTTTCTTTCTAATGCCGAGCGGGTCGGGTTTTGGGTTCGAGCGTATTCGTAACCGCCAGTCGGTTTGCCGAGGGCTTCCTGCTTGTAGGTAGATGTCTGGTAGATCGGAACGCTGACCGCCCCCGTGGCAATGTCAGGTTCGTTGCCTGCGTGAATGGCGACGGTCGAAAATCCCATAATGAAAAAAGCCGCTATTATCGGCCAAGCTAAACCTATAAAATCTCAGTTTAACGAACAATTATCGTAGCTTGACGCGGTATAAAATGCAAACACGTTACGCAGTGGCGAAGTGTGATGCAATGCCGGTCTTTTGTTCATATTCGGTGATCTTGCCCTCGTTTTGCAGCGTCAGGCCAATGTCGTCTAGCCCGTTGAGCAGGCAGAAGCGACGGAATTCGTCGATCTCGAATGAAGCATTGAGGCCGTGATCGTCGGTGACGGTTTTGTGTTCGAGGTCGATGGTGAGTTTGTAATTATCGAGCGTTTTCGCTTTTTCGACGATGCCCTCCACGACCTTTTCATCCAGACGAACCGGCAGAAAGCCGTTCTTCAGGCTGTTATTAAAAAAGATATCGCCAAAGCTCGGAGCGATCACTGCCCGAAAGCCATAATCCAGCAGACTCCACGGAGCATGCTCACGCGACGATCCGCAGCCGAAATTTGCTCCGGCAACAAGGATCGAAGCTCCGGCGTATTTTGGATCGTTGAGAACAAAATCCGCCCTCGGCGAACCATCCGGGTTCAACCGCCAGTCATTAAACAAAAACGCGCCGTAACCCGTGCGTTCGATGCGGGTGAGGAATTGTTTTGGGATGATCTGGTCGGTGTCGATATTCGTCTGAAACAAAGGAGCGACCAAGCCTTCGAATGTCGTGAATTTGTCCATAGTATTTCACCGCCACGTTGCAGAGGAAGTATTTACAGGGATGAAGGGGATAAAGTGGATGCTGCAGAAGAGTTGTTTGAGCATGGAGGGTTTTCGATATCTCCTCCATCCCTTTCCCTGTAACTTCCTCCCTAGTCATTAAACTTCCAATCCCGCACATCCACAAAATGCCCTGCGATCGCCGCTGCGGCGGCCATCATGGGTGAAACGAGGTGTGTGCGTCCGCCGCGGCCCTGGCGGCCTTCGAAATTGCGGTTGCTGGTCGATGCGCAGCGTTCGCCCGGTTGGAGTATGTCTTCGTTCATGGCGAGGCACATCGAGCATCCGGCGTCGCGCCATTCGAAACCGGCGTCGGTGAATATTTTCGCCAAACCTTCCTCTTCAGCCTGCCGTTTTATCTGCATCGAGCCGGGAACGATCATCGCGTTCACGCGGCCGCTGACGCTGTAGCCTTTCGCGACTTTGGCGGCTTCGCGGAGGTCTTCGATGCGGGAATTTGTACACGAGCCGATGAATGCACGGTCGATCGCGATCTGGTCGATCCGCTGCGAAGGCTCAACGCCCATATACTGATACATCCGCTCGAACGACTTCGCCTCATTTTCATCGCGTGCATCGCTCAGATCGGGAACAGCGTCGCTGACCTTAACCGACATATCCGGCGAAGTTCCCCACGTGACATATGGTTCGAGCGAAGCGGCGTCGATCTCGACGGTCTTGTCGAAATGAGCACCTTCGTCGGTCGTGAGTGATCTCCAATCTTCGACCGCCGCTTCCCAGTTTTTCGGAGCGAATGGTTTGCCCTTGATGTATTCGAATGTCGTCTCGTCCGGAGCGATCAATCCAGCTTTTGCGCCGCCCTCGATGCTCATGTTGCAGACGGTCATGCGGCCTTCCATCGAGAGGCTGCGGATCGCGGAGCCAGTGTATTCGATCACGTGGCCGACACCGCCGTTGGCTCCTATCTCGTTGATAATGCCGAGGATAACGTCTTTTGACGTCACGCCGAAGGGAAGCTCACCTTCGACGTTGATGCAGAAATTCTTTGACCTATCCTGCTGCAGACACTGCGTTGCAAACACATGCTCGACCTCGCTAGTGCCAATTCCAAAGGCAAGCGCTCCAAAAGCACCGTGCGTCGAAGTATGCGAATCGCCGCAGACGATCGTCATTCCGGGCTGCGTCAGGCCTTGTTCCGGGCCGAAAACGTGGATGATCCCTTGTTCGATGCGGTCGAGGTCATAGAGAGCGACGCCGAATTCTTTGCAGTTTTCGCGTAAGGTCTTGACCTGCTGTGCGGCGATCGGATCTTTGAACGGCAGATTGCGGTTGATCGTCGGGATGGCGTGGTCGATCGTGCCGAACGTGAGTTCCGGACGTCGAAGTTTCCGCCCCGCGAGCCGTAATCCCTCAAAAGCCTGAGGGCTGGTCACTTCGTGGATCAAGTGCAGATCGATGTACAGGAGCGAAGGTTTTCCTGCCTCGGCGTGGACCAGATGGCGGTCCCATATCTTGTCGTAGAGGGTTTTCATATGAAACTGTACACCAGCGTTCAATTCATTAGCCGTCTCACTTGCGTGGACAAAGTGAGACGGTTTAACTGCCTTATCCACTTGCATTTACAGCCAGAAATCGTCTCATTTGGAAAAAACACTAGCTCGTCCGGGTTGGGGCACGGCCATGCTTAGATCTGAAGTTAATTCTGACAAAATTCTCGCAGTAAGACATATGAGAAACAATGTATCATATATGATACAACATGTCAACTCTCAATTAGGCCGCTTGAGTCGCCCTTGCTAATGCGCGGGCTTTTGCATTCAATTAAACCGCGTGATACGCGTTATTCACATTCGCAAATTCGACGGCACGGCTGGCGACCATTGCGCCCATTTCGGTGGTCGAATTTACTACTTTTCCGCCGGCTCCGGCGATGTCTGCGGTGCGGTGGCCTTTTTCGAGTACCCAGTTTATAGCTTTTTCTATCGCAGCCGCCGCCAATTCATTTTTGGCTGTGTATCGCAAGAGCATCGCCGCTGACGCTATCGCGCCGAGCGGGTTGGCGATGTTCTTGCCGGCAATTTCAGGTGCCGAGCCGTGGATCGGTTCGTAAAAATCGACCTTTCCGCCGATCGTTGCGGACGGAAGCATACCGAGCGAACCGGTCAGAACGGCGGCTTCGTCTGAGAGGATGTCACCGAAAAGATTTTCCGTCAGGATCACGTCGAACTGCTTCGGATCGGTTACGAGATGCATCGCACAGGCATCGACAAACAGGTGATCGAGAGCAACGTCGGGATATTGCTCAGCAACCTTGGTAACGGTTTGACGCCAGAGGCGTGAGGCTTCGAGGACGTTTGCTTTATCGACCGAGGTAAGTTTTTTGCGGCGGCCGCGAGCTGATTGGAAAGCAACGTGGGCCACCCGTTCGACCTCGGTGACGGAGTAGCGCATCGTGTTGTAACCTACGGTATTATCTTCGTTGAAGCCGCGTGGTGTGCCGAAGTAAAGCCCGCCGAGCAGTTCGCGGACGATGAGCAGGTCGGTCCCTTCGAATATCTCGCGGCGCAGCGGTGAAGAATCGATCAGTGCCGGAACGGCCGCAGCCGGGCGAAGATTGGCAAATCCGCCGAGGGCCTGGCGAAGTTTCAACAAGCCGATCTCGGGCCGATGTTCGGGCAAGAGATGGTCAAATTCCGGAGCTCCGACCGCACCGAGCAGAACGGCGTCGCTGCTGATGCAAGCGGCTTCGGTCTCGGCAGGGAATGGCGAGCCGGTCGCCTTGATCGCGGAACCGCCGATCAGATGTTCTTCGGTCTCGATGGAGATCTCAAACGCAGCTGCAACCTCAGTCAAAACATTGACCGATTGCCGACAAACTTCAGGCCCAATACCGTCACCCGGCAGGATCGTGATCTTCATATATTCAATTCAATACTCAGCGTTTTGAACGCAAAGTCGAAAAGCAGCAGGAAGACACAGATTAACCGCAGATGGACGCAGATAGGGAGATAAGTTAGAACAGATAGCCTTTCTTTATCTGTGTTTATCTGCGTCCATCTGTGGTTAAAACTCTTTCTCTAGGCTGCAATTGCCGTCGGCCCGCGAGCTGGAGCGAGGGCCATTAGGTCCTGGTCGTACACGTTCTTTTTGCGGTCTGCCAGGGCGATGAAACGCGGGTAGATGCTGGCGATCTCGCTGTCGTTCAGGTTGAACCCGAGAGCTTCGTACCGGGCGATCAGCGCGTGGCGGCCAGAGTGTTTACCGAGGACGATGCTGTTTTTCGGCACGCCGACCGATTCAGGCGTCATTATCTCGTAACAAAGCGGGTTGCTCAACACTCCATGCTGATGAATGCCGGCCTCGTGGGCAAAAGCATTACGTCCGACGATAGCCTTGTTCGGCTGGACGCCGAAGCTGACGATCGAGGAGAGCAGTTGGCTCGTCGGATAAAGCTCGGTCGTGACAATGTTGTTGCTGTACGGCATCTTGTCCGCACGAACGGTCATTGCCATTATCAATTCCTCAAGCGAAGCGTTGCCCGCACGTTCACCGACGCCGTTGATGGTGCATTCGACCTGCGTGGCTCCGGCTTCGATCGCGGCGAGGCTGTTGGCGACGGCGAGGCCGAGATCGTTGTGACAGTGGACGCTGATGGTTACGTCTTTATCACCGACCACGCGTTCTTTCACGGCGGCGATCAACGCGGCGTACTCATTTGGCAGCGTGTAGCCAACCGTGTCGGGAACGTTCAGAATGGTCGCACCGGCATCGACGGCAGCATTAAAGACCTGACAAAGAAAATCGACATCGCTACGGGTTGCGTCCTCGGCCGAAAATTCGACTTCATCGGCGCATTCGCGAGCAGCGGCAACGGCGTGCGAAGCCATCTCAATGACCTCGTCCCGGCTCTTTTTCAACTTGTATTGGAGATGAATGTCAGACGTCGCGACAAATGTGTGAATGCGGGCACGTTTGGCTTTCTTCAGTGCATTTGCTGCACTGTGAATATCAGAGGTGACCGTGCGGCATAATGCGGCGATCGTCGTATTGCGGCATTCTTCCGCGACGGCAACGACCGATTTGAAATCGCCTTCGGATGCGAAGGGGAATCCGGCTTCGATCACATCAACGCCGAGCTTTTCGAGCTGGCGGGCCATAGATATCTTTTCCTCAAGGTACATAGAGCAGCCGGGTGACTGCTCGCCATCACGCAGCGTTGTGTCGAAGATCGCGATTCTCGTGTTACTCATAGTATTTTTCTCCTGAGGTTGAGGCGGCAAAAGCGCAGGGTTTGCCGCCACATAGCCTGATGTTATACAACCGCAATATAATAAGTCAATATTATGTTACTGATATTTGCATAATGTCTAGTTATGAAATTATAATTTGGTGAGTACGTTGAGGGGCCGCACGGGTTTGCACTCGGGCGATTTAGCAATACACTGACGGTATATAAATAGGTTTGACTCTCTCCGCCGGGACGCGATGGATATTAACCAGCTTGAAGTTTTAGTGACAGTCGCTCGCGAGCGAAGTTTCTCGCGAGCAGCCGAAGTTCTGAATCGAACACAGCCCGCGATCAGCCAGGCGATACGCCGCCTCGAAAGCGAGATCGGCGAAAAGCTCTTTGACCGCTCTTCGAA
Protein-coding sequences here:
- a CDS encoding heparinase II/III family protein, encoding MLRYIIFLILLSGPVFGQITQRNLLATRYKLEDVKASLISKAAWKPYPKTPAEWKARVPQTLLDEIVKKGEQALAKEIPQIPATLILEYVRNGDRGRFEAKSFGRRNQLMDLVLAESIENKGRFTDAIANYVWAICEETYWGVPAHLAVQKARSGLPDADDPTVDLFGAETAATLALTDYFVGEKLDKVSPLLRKRIYSDAYSKIFEPIKQAKRYNWLDATTKVNNWNPWIMSNLMTANLLLEPDEAKRAENLYQYMKWLDIYINGLGEDGGCDEGPSYWFAAGGSVFDSLEVLKSATNGRVSIYDNPLIKKMASYIYKMHIADNYFVDFADADPKFSGDGLLLYRFGKAIKGEKLSEFGQYLYSRNKLTIGEGFQKPRRIDNYLTVKDLPSATISYTPVTDAWFSDIEAMTARTRSGLFLASHAGHNDESHNHNDVGDFIVYLGNEPVIIDTGRGNYTSKTFSSKRYELWFTQSEYHNLPIINGFGQKAGKVFTASNVKHSSDDNVTSLSMDISKAYPKEAGINFWNRTVKLDREADTVVIVDDYSIAKPVSLQQVFMTVCDGDISEPGKIRLTMPSGKVVVLSYDANAWAVSALEKPSMEGPEYSSFKSKWNDRTITRIVLTAKNLKPATNIKYSVSVSK
- a CDS encoding NfeD family protein; the protein is MDQLAWIPWLVLGVVLIVAEIFTLGFVLLWFGIGAIAAALVGVLGGGLFLQFLVFAITSISLTAMSRTIFSAYFSHDDKNAMKSGVDGLPGKVGTVSEASKGALNEAAVKVYGSTWTAYPIEGETDLIQGEKVEVVEVRGSSIYVRRVTNELPEWRNEN
- a CDS encoding serine/threonine-protein phosphatase, producing the protein MFTVETHAASHIGRVRKGNEDNYLLLNISDAKAWTSSQEDGEFVIESQKFDVTANGVVMAVSDGMGGALAGEVASTMAVETVSEKMLDEDSDQTLTPEEQDHYLISKLYNATVFANYLIHQQGRTDPQFQGMGATFTGIGVTPSSADIIQVGDSRAYLVRSGKIYQVTKDQSLVQQLIDAHQISPEEAETHTLKNVILQALGAQNEIYPVSARVTPCRNDVFILCSDGLSNKVGATDMQRIVLDNQDGLQNACAELVKLANQNGGEDNITVVIAKFTGEGLSEPVEEGVKLELIDLGGIHDTADQDLGDEDTTEIMNRRLED
- a CDS encoding cystathionine gamma-synthase, coding for MGFSTVAIHAGNEPDIATGAVSVPIYQTSTYKQEALGKPTGGYEYARTQNPTRSALERNISALENAKFGFAFASGMSAIDTTLKLVKAGDHVILGDNTYGGTFRLFNRILKDYGIEFDLADTSDLSNLEKAFKPNTKMVFVETPTNPIMTITDLKGVSGLAHANGAKVVCDNTFMSPYFQRPIDLGVDIVVHSTTKYLNGHSDSVGGFVALNDEKDAEWIGFVQNAIGAILSPMDSFLVLRGTKTLALRMEAHDKNGRMVANFLAEHPKVEKVYYPGLASHPQHELAKRQQTGFGGMVSFETGSLDNARKVLEGVKLCTLGESLGGVESLISHPASMTHASIPEATRAKLGITDGLVRISVGIEDVEDILEDLDQALT
- the leuD gene encoding 3-isopropylmalate dehydratase small subunit — translated: MDKFTTFEGLVAPLFQTNIDTDQIIPKQFLTRIERTGYGAFLFNDWRLNPDGSPRADFVLNDPKYAGASILVAGANFGCGSSREHAPWSLLDYGFRAVIAPSFGDIFFNNSLKNGFLPVRLDEKVVEGIVEKAKTLDNYKLTIDLEHKTVTDDHGLNASFEIDEFRRFCLLNGLDDIGLTLQNEGKITEYEQKTGIASHFATA
- the leuC gene encoding 3-isopropylmalate dehydratase large subunit, producing the protein MKTLYDKIWDRHLVHAEAGKPSLLYIDLHLIHEVTSPQAFEGLRLAGRKLRRPELTFGTIDHAIPTINRNLPFKDPIAAQQVKTLRENCKEFGVALYDLDRIEQGIIHVFGPEQGLTQPGMTIVCGDSHTSTHGAFGALAFGIGTSEVEHVFATQCLQQDRSKNFCINVEGELPFGVTSKDVILGIINEIGANGGVGHVIEYTGSAIRSLSMEGRMTVCNMSIEGGAKAGLIAPDETTFEYIKGKPFAPKNWEAAVEDWRSLTTDEGAHFDKTVEIDAASLEPYVTWGTSPDMSVKVSDAVPDLSDARDENEAKSFERMYQYMGVEPSQRIDQIAIDRAFIGSCTNSRIEDLREAAKVAKGYSVSGRVNAMIVPGSMQIKRQAEEEGLAKIFTDAGFEWRDAGCSMCLAMNEDILQPGERCASTSNRNFEGRQGRGGRTHLVSPMMAAAAAIAGHFVDVRDWKFND
- the leuB gene encoding 3-isopropylmalate dehydrogenase, which gives rise to MKITILPGDGIGPEVCRQSVNVLTEVAAAFEISIETEEHLIGGSAIKATGSPFPAETEAACISSDAVLLGAVGAPEFDHLLPEHRPEIGLLKLRQALGGFANLRPAAAVPALIDSSPLRREIFEGTDLLIVRELLGGLYFGTPRGFNEDNTVGYNTMRYSVTEVERVAHVAFQSARGRRKKLTSVDKANVLEASRLWRQTVTKVAEQYPDVALDHLFVDACAMHLVTDPKQFDVILTENLFGDILSDEAAVLTGSLGMLPSATIGGKVDFYEPIHGSAPEIAGKNIANPLGAIASAAMLLRYTAKNELAAAAIEKAINWVLEKGHRTADIAGAGGKVVNSTTEMGAMVASRAVEFANVNNAYHAV
- a CDS encoding 2-isopropylmalate synthase, with the translated sequence MSNTRIAIFDTTLRDGEQSPGCSMYLEEKISMARQLEKLGVDVIEAGFPFASEGDFKSVVAVAEECRNTTIAALCRTVTSDIHSAANALKKAKRARIHTFVATSDIHLQYKLKKSRDEVIEMASHAVAAARECADEVEFSAEDATRSDVDFLCQVFNAAVDAGATILNVPDTVGYTLPNEYAALIAAVKERVVGDKDVTISVHCHNDLGLAVANSLAAIEAGATQVECTINGVGERAGNASLEELIMAMTVRADKMPYSNNIVTTELYPTSQLLSSIVSFGVQPNKAIVGRNAFAHEAGIHQHGVLSNPLCYEIMTPESVGVPKNSIVLGKHSGRHALIARYEALGFNLNDSEIASIYPRFIALADRKKNVYDQDLMALAPARGPTAIAA